The following proteins come from a genomic window of Gynuella sunshinyii YC6258:
- a CDS encoding HmuY family protein, translated as MKFYHTCLLSLCVLGLTACSSESEDNDGNADNRDSSEFSTLKDIDANSSTLWTYVNLDSATTVTEDDEWQLAFKRYEVRVNPDLVSLALAASQDDFYNSEGKPIASVFTNATANSELEHLLAEYDFDAMTFNSDTFKTAIGADGTQWYDYDRTTHLLSANDDAWWIIRNSTATSFAKLRVATLSETLDSTTFQFSDLSMEIEFYIQGANDDSFATTASTWTLTAASAAVNRCYDIDSSDEVDCSSDGWDIQADIDFNNRKFDLILNGGVSGSGYAAAYGALNDTGISAYSSASALNVNQFVSDSWSNAFNDEDNKWWAYGGDVTGLESDHALYPNYRVYALSMNDSDQIYLVQVVSYYHSSSAQSANPSIRYVKTTAE; from the coding sequence ATGAAGTTCTATCATACCTGCTTATTATCGTTATGTGTGCTTGGCCTGACAGCCTGTTCATCTGAATCTGAAGACAACGATGGTAATGCTGACAACCGTGACAGCAGTGAATTCAGTACCCTGAAAGATATTGATGCCAACAGCAGCACCCTTTGGACTTATGTCAATCTCGACAGTGCAACAACGGTGACTGAAGATGATGAATGGCAGCTCGCATTCAAACGTTATGAAGTCAGAGTCAATCCGGACCTCGTATCCCTTGCACTGGCTGCCAGTCAGGATGATTTTTACAACAGTGAAGGCAAACCGATCGCCAGTGTGTTCACCAATGCCACGGCTAATTCGGAGCTTGAACATCTGCTGGCCGAATATGATTTTGATGCGATGACTTTCAACAGCGATACCTTTAAAACCGCTATCGGCGCTGATGGTACCCAATGGTATGACTATGACCGTACAACCCATCTGCTCTCCGCCAATGATGATGCCTGGTGGATCATACGTAACAGTACTGCCACGTCTTTTGCCAAATTGAGGGTGGCGACATTAAGTGAAACGCTGGACTCCACCACATTTCAGTTTAGTGACCTGAGTATGGAGATTGAATTCTATATTCAGGGAGCAAATGATGATTCATTTGCGACAACCGCCAGCACCTGGACACTGACTGCCGCCAGCGCCGCCGTGAACCGTTGCTATGATATTGACAGCTCGGATGAAGTAGATTGCAGTAGCGATGGCTGGGACATTCAGGCGGATATAGATTTTAACAACCGGAAGTTTGATTTGATTTTAAATGGAGGAGTGAGCGGTAGTGGTTATGCGGCTGCATATGGTGCACTCAATGATACCGGGATCAGCGCTTACAGTTCCGCCAGTGCATTGAATGTTAATCAGTTTGTCAGTGACAGCTGGAGTAACGCTTTTAATGATGAAGATAACAAGTGGTGGGCATACGGTGGCGATGTGACCGGTCTGGAAAGTGATCATGCGCTTTATCCCAATTATCGGGTATATGCTTTGAGCATGAATGACTCTGACCAGATTTACCTTGTACAAGTCGTTAGTTATTACCACAGCAGCTCTGCGCAATCAGCCAATCCGTCTATTCGTTATGTGAAAACCACTGCAGAATAG
- a CDS encoding M48 family metallopeptidase — protein MRRALIVALSTALISACATSPTGRSQLMLISPEAAISESRQAYVSTVTELNQSHKLITDKAWVQRISTITGRLVTEAIKTQPASADWQWSVAIIDDPDTLNAWCMAGGRMAIYSGIVTKLQLTDDEIAQIMGHEISHALANHTAEQMSRAVLMNAGLSVASQVTDNNGLVLNGTAIAAQLALQLPNSRTAESEADRIGIELAARAGYNPSAAVSLWNKMSASGNGSTPQFLSTHPSPENRSKTLQSLGAEMRALNPGLTKAKVYPVKIITDVAQLK, from the coding sequence ATGAGAAGAGCCCTGATAGTGGCACTTTCGACTGCGTTGATCAGTGCCTGTGCTACCAGCCCCACGGGACGTTCTCAGTTGATGTTAATTTCCCCGGAGGCTGCCATCAGCGAATCCCGACAGGCTTATGTGAGTACTGTCACTGAATTGAATCAAAGCCATAAACTGATCACAGATAAGGCCTGGGTACAGCGGATTTCCACCATCACCGGGCGGCTGGTAACCGAAGCGATTAAAACTCAGCCAGCCAGTGCGGACTGGCAGTGGAGCGTGGCGATTATTGATGATCCGGATACGCTCAATGCATGGTGTATGGCCGGTGGACGCATGGCGATATACAGCGGCATCGTGACCAAACTTCAGTTAACCGATGATGAAATCGCCCAGATCATGGGGCATGAGATTTCCCATGCGCTGGCAAATCATACCGCAGAGCAGATGTCGCGGGCGGTATTGATGAATGCCGGACTGTCGGTTGCATCTCAGGTGACCGATAACAATGGCCTGGTATTAAATGGTACCGCCATAGCCGCACAATTGGCGCTGCAGTTGCCAAACAGCCGGACCGCTGAATCCGAAGCGGATCGCATTGGTATAGAACTGGCTGCACGTGCGGGTTACAACCCAAGTGCCGCCGTTAGTTTGTGGAATAAAATGTCGGCGTCTGGCAATGGTTCTACTCCACAATTTCTCAGTACTCATCCTTCACCTGAGAATCGCTCTAAAACCCTGCAGTCATTGGGGGCTGAAATGCGGGCCCTTAACCCTGGTCTGACTAAAGCCAAAGTCTATCCGGTGAAAATCATCACTGATGTTGCCCAGTTAAAATAA
- a CDS encoding DNA alkylation repair protein, translating into MATIKDHISEQLVRCLANHLQAHLSSFRRSEFEQLIIPKLPALEFKQRVQLITDELHRILPADTRQRYRLITALLQPNVTEDRQSNEYGLSGWGTLPLCAVVGQYGQSAFKQSMEMLKALTPHFSAEFDVRYFLLADQSKALKILSTWVQSNNHHVRRLVSEGTRPRLPWAMQLPQLIADPTPVLPLLTALRDDSEEYVRRSVANHLNDIAKDHPDLVADLAHDWLKDATPERQKLIRHACRTLIKQGHPNTLAAFGLNTREFELIDLKLKQRQICLGETLDFQCKLRSTASTGQTLMIDYLLHFRKANGQQKPKVFKWKQITLAAGKTVELSRRHAIRSITTRRYYEGLQSLSLRINGQDAGWTDFELTC; encoded by the coding sequence ATGGCCACTATCAAAGACCACATCTCAGAACAATTGGTTCGTTGTCTTGCCAATCACCTGCAGGCACACCTGTCATCATTTCGCCGCAGTGAATTTGAACAGCTGATTATTCCCAAATTACCGGCCCTGGAATTCAAGCAACGGGTACAGTTGATTACCGATGAGTTGCATCGGATTCTGCCTGCTGATACCCGGCAGCGCTACCGTCTGATCACCGCTCTACTGCAACCGAATGTCACCGAAGATCGGCAAAGTAATGAATATGGCCTATCCGGTTGGGGGACTCTGCCACTTTGCGCGGTTGTTGGTCAGTATGGTCAAAGTGCATTTAAACAATCCATGGAGATGTTGAAAGCACTGACACCACACTTTTCGGCCGAATTTGATGTCCGTTATTTTCTGCTGGCAGATCAGTCCAAAGCCTTGAAAATCCTGTCGACCTGGGTTCAGAGTAACAATCACCATGTACGTCGCTTGGTGTCTGAAGGCACGCGTCCAAGACTACCCTGGGCCATGCAACTTCCGCAATTGATTGCCGATCCGACACCGGTCCTGCCGTTACTGACTGCTCTGCGAGACGATTCGGAGGAATATGTCCGTCGATCCGTCGCCAATCATCTGAACGACATCGCCAAAGACCATCCGGACCTGGTAGCGGATCTGGCCCATGACTGGCTAAAGGACGCCACCCCCGAACGGCAGAAACTGATTCGCCATGCCTGTCGTACCCTGATCAAACAGGGGCACCCGAATACTTTGGCGGCCTTTGGCCTGAATACCCGCGAGTTTGAACTCATCGATTTGAAACTGAAACAACGGCAAATATGCCTGGGGGAAACGCTGGATTTTCAGTGCAAACTACGATCAACCGCCAGCACCGGACAGACTCTGATGATCGACTACCTGCTGCACTTTCGCAAAGCCAATGGCCAGCAAAAGCCCAAAGTCTTCAAGTGGAAGCAGATCACTTTGGCGGCCGGAAAAACCGTGGAGCTGAGTCGCCGGCATGCCATTCGTTCGATCACCACCCGTCGCTATTATGAAGGGCTGCAATCCCTGTCATTACGGATCAATGGTCAGGATGCCGGCTGGACTGATTTTGAACTTACCTGTTAA
- a CDS encoding dienelactone hydrolase family protein — MKSLIILCALAWVSVIAYGDSQYQTQAIDSPDRSFPVFYQQLKDKMSFSMAWNDKVKSPKRWRKQGLAKARELIFPYEDNTPFDAVVIDSVERDGYRAEKVVFNISAESRVLALLLTPDGDGPHPAALFLHDHGARFDIGKEKFVQTWGDDARLKSSQQWADKYFSGRFPGDELARRGYVVLSIDALGWGDRSVPGFKTDSQQALASNLFNLGSSFAGIIALEDKRAADFLASLPQVDTKRVAAVGFSMGAFRAWQVAALSDSITAGVADCWMATMKGLMVPGNNQLKGQSSFTMLHPYMARYLDYPDIAALAAPKPLLVFAGGQDKLFPVDSVQEAFSRLHEVWRANGVEDRLLTRIWPDKSHTFTEDMQDAAFAWLDQQFGINR, encoded by the coding sequence ATGAAATCTCTGATTATTTTATGTGCACTGGCATGGGTGTCGGTTATTGCCTATGGTGATTCTCAATATCAAACACAGGCAATAGATTCCCCGGATCGAAGCTTTCCTGTGTTTTATCAGCAGCTGAAAGATAAAATGTCGTTTTCGATGGCGTGGAATGACAAGGTGAAGTCTCCCAAGCGTTGGCGAAAACAGGGGCTGGCCAAAGCCCGGGAGTTAATTTTTCCGTATGAGGACAACACTCCCTTTGACGCCGTTGTCATCGACAGCGTGGAAAGAGACGGGTACCGGGCCGAAAAAGTGGTCTTTAATATCAGCGCTGAAAGCCGTGTGCTGGCGTTGTTATTGACGCCTGACGGTGATGGACCGCATCCGGCAGCGCTGTTTTTACACGATCATGGTGCGCGGTTTGATATCGGTAAAGAGAAGTTTGTGCAAACTTGGGGAGATGATGCGCGGCTCAAGTCCTCACAACAGTGGGCCGATAAGTATTTTTCCGGGCGTTTCCCCGGAGATGAACTGGCCCGGCGTGGTTATGTGGTGTTGTCGATCGACGCGCTGGGATGGGGAGATCGCTCTGTTCCCGGATTCAAAACGGATTCTCAACAGGCGCTGGCTTCCAACTTATTTAACCTTGGTAGCTCATTTGCCGGCATTATCGCGTTAGAGGATAAACGGGCTGCTGATTTTCTGGCCAGCCTGCCGCAAGTGGACACCAAACGGGTTGCCGCAGTGGGTTTTTCCATGGGCGCTTTTCGGGCCTGGCAGGTGGCGGCTTTGTCTGACTCGATCACCGCAGGTGTTGCCGACTGCTGGATGGCGACTATGAAAGGTTTAATGGTGCCCGGTAATAATCAGCTGAAAGGGCAGTCTTCGTTCACTATGTTACACCCTTATATGGCTCGCTATCTGGATTACCCTGATATCGCTGCATTGGCGGCTCCCAAACCCTTGTTGGTGTTTGCTGGTGGTCAGGATAAGTTATTTCCGGTGGACTCCGTGCAGGAGGCTTTTTCCCGGCTACATGAGGTCTGGCGCGCCAATGGTGTGGAAGATCGCTTGTTAACCCGGATCTGGCCGGACAAAAGTCATACCTTTACCGAAGATATGCAGGATGCTGCATTTGCCTGGCTGGATCAGCAGTTCGGGATTAACAGGTAA